A section of the Phacochoerus africanus isolate WHEZ1 chromosome 4, ROS_Pafr_v1, whole genome shotgun sequence genome encodes:
- the LOC125125139 gene encoding olfactory receptor 1444, with protein MENSTEATEFILLGLTDAPSLQVPLLLLFLSIYLITLVGNGGMTVLIYADPHLHTPMYFFLSNLSFVDLGYSSAVAPKMVAALQSGNKGISYHGCAAQFFFFVGFATVECYLLASMAYDRHAAVCRPLHYTSTMTVGLCTLLTTGSYFCGFLNASIHTAGTFRLSFCGSNKINHFFCDIPPLLALSCSDTRVSKRVVLFVVGFNVFFTLLVILISYLFIYVAIQGMRSAEGRKKAFATCASHLTAVSIFYGTIMFMYLQPSSGHSMDTDKIASVFYTVVIPMLNPLIYSLRNKEVTNAFRKMLNKLYL; from the coding sequence ATGGAGAATAGCACAGAAGCAACAGAGTTCATCCTCTTGGGGTTAACCGATGCCCCCAGCCTTCAGGTTCCGCTCCTCCTGCTATTCCTGTCCATCTACCTCATCACGCTGGTTGGGAATGGGGGGATGACGGTGCTCATCTATGCAGACCCCCACCTGCACactcccatgtacttcttcctcagcaacCTCTCCTTTGTAGATCTGGGGTACTCATCAGCCGTAGCTCCCAAGATGGTAGCTGCACTGCAGTCCGGGAACAAAGGCATCTCCTACCATGGCTGTGCTGCTCAGTTCTTCTTCTTTGTGGGCTTTGCCACTGTCGAGTGCTACCTCCTGGCCTCCATGGCCTACGATCGCCATGCCGCGGTGTGTAGGCCTCTGCACTACACCAGCACCATGACAGTGGGGCTCTGTACCCTCCTGACCACAGGCTCCTACTTCTGTGGCTTCCTCAATGCCTCCATCCACACGGCAGGCACCTTCAGACTCTCCTTCTGTGGGTCCAACAAGATTAACCATTTCTTCTGCGACATCCCTCCACTCCTGGCTCTCTCGTGCTCCGACACACGCGTGAGCAAGCGGGTGGTCCTCTTTGTCGTGGGCTTCAACGTCTTTTTCACCCTCCTGGTCATCCTCATCTCTTACCTCTTCATATATGTTGCCATTCAAGGGATGCGttctgcagaaggaaggaagaaagccttCGCCACCTGTGCTTCCCACCTCACTGCCGTCTCCATCTTCTACGGAACAATCATGTTCATGTACTTACAGCCCAGCTCCGGCCATTCCATGGACACGGACAAAATAGCCTCTGTGTTTTACACGGTGGTGAttcccatgctgaaccccttgaTTTACAGTCTTAGGAACAAAGAAGTAACAAATGCTTTCCGGAAAATGCTCAACAAACTTTATCTCTAG